From a single Planococcus shenhongbingii genomic region:
- a CDS encoding MetQ/NlpA family ABC transporter substrate-binding protein, whose amino-acid sequence MKKLLAGSLLTALVLAGCGGGNGGASEEETSTLKVGASNVPHAIILEQAKPLLEEQGIELDIETYQDYILPNQDLEAGEIDANYFQHIPYLESQKKEFGYDFENAGGIHIEPIGVYSQKYASLEELPEGATILMSNSVADHGRILSMLEAQGLIKLAEGIDKTTAEVKDIVENPKNLEFDANYEAALMVQLYEAGEGDALLINSNYAIDAGLSPLEDSIALESSESPYVNIIAVNKGDEDSENIKALVETLKSQEIQDFILEEWGGAVVPVK is encoded by the coding sequence ATGAAAAAATTACTAGCAGGATCATTATTGACAGCACTTGTACTTGCAGGCTGCGGAGGCGGCAATGGCGGAGCAAGCGAAGAAGAGACAAGCACATTAAAAGTGGGCGCTTCAAACGTCCCGCACGCAATTATTTTGGAACAGGCAAAGCCGCTTCTTGAAGAGCAAGGAATTGAATTAGATATTGAGACATATCAGGATTATATTTTGCCGAACCAAGATTTAGAAGCTGGAGAAATTGATGCCAACTATTTCCAGCACATTCCATATTTGGAGTCTCAAAAGAAGGAATTTGGCTATGATTTTGAAAACGCAGGCGGAATCCACATTGAACCGATCGGTGTTTATTCTCAGAAATATGCTTCATTGGAAGAACTTCCTGAAGGGGCAACAATTTTAATGAGCAACTCGGTGGCTGACCATGGCCGTATTTTATCGATGCTTGAAGCTCAAGGCTTGATCAAACTGGCAGAAGGCATAGACAAAACGACTGCTGAAGTGAAGGATATTGTGGAAAACCCGAAAAATCTTGAGTTTGATGCGAACTATGAAGCAGCATTGATGGTTCAACTTTATGAAGCAGGCGAAGGCGATGCTTTGTTGATCAACTCAAACTATGCAATCGATGCAGGATTGAGCCCATTGGAAGATTCAATTGCACTTGAAAGTTCAGAATCTCCATACGTCAATATCATTGCAGTCAATAAAGGCGATGAAGACAGCGAAAATATCAAAGCATTAGTGGAAACCCTGAAATCACAGGAAATCCAAGACTTCATTTTAGAAGAATGGGGCGGGGCAGTAGTACCTGTCAAATAA
- a CDS encoding arsenate reductase family protein: MITYYAYPKCTTCRKAKKWLEQNNIEYNEINIAETPPSDSELRGIYEKSGLELKKFFNTSGLKYRELGLKDKLKEMPEDQQLKLLSSDGMLIKRPLAWDGEKATLGFKEEEFENTWKREQ, translated from the coding sequence ATGATTACCTATTATGCATATCCGAAATGCACAACATGCCGCAAAGCAAAAAAATGGCTTGAACAAAATAACATTGAATACAATGAAATAAACATTGCTGAAACACCGCCGTCTGACAGCGAACTTCGTGGGATTTATGAGAAAAGCGGACTTGAATTGAAGAAGTTCTTTAATACAAGCGGCTTGAAGTACCGGGAACTCGGATTGAAAGACAAATTGAAAGAAATGCCTGAAGATCAGCAACTGAAGCTGCTGTCGTCAGACGGAATGCTGATTAAGCGCCCCTTGGCTTGGGATGGGGAAAAAGCGACACTCGGATTTAAAGAAGAAGAGTTTGAAAATACCTGGAAGAGAGAGCAGTGA
- a CDS encoding acetyl-CoA C-acetyltransferase, whose amino-acid sequence MREAVIVAGARTPVGKAKKGSLATVRPDDFGALVVREALNRAGGYDGPIDDLIMGCAMPEAEQGMNIARNIGALAGLPDTVSAVTVNRFCSSGLQSIAYAAERIMVGSAEAIIAGGVESMSMVPMMGNVIRPNSKLAETAPQYYMSMGHTAEQVATQYGVSREDQDAFAVRSHEKAAAAIAAGKFDEEIVPVEVTKRFVDDNNKYQEKTFMFEMDEGVRHGTSIQSLNKLRAAFSARGTVTAGNSSQTSDGAGAVLVMDREKAEALGLKPIAKFRSFATGGVPPEVMGIGPIVAIPKALKLAGLSIEDIDVWELNEAFASQSLGVIRHLNLDIDKVNLNGGAIALGHPLGATGSILTMKMMSELKRQGKQFGVVTMCIGGGMGAAGVFEML is encoded by the coding sequence ATGCGCGAAGCAGTAATCGTCGCCGGGGCCAGAACTCCGGTCGGCAAAGCGAAAAAAGGCTCTCTTGCTACTGTGCGTCCGGATGATTTCGGCGCATTGGTAGTCCGGGAAGCATTAAACCGGGCAGGCGGATATGATGGCCCGATAGATGATTTGATCATGGGATGTGCGATGCCGGAAGCTGAACAAGGCATGAACATTGCACGCAATATCGGTGCATTGGCAGGATTGCCGGATACGGTATCAGCAGTAACAGTCAACCGATTCTGTTCATCAGGGCTTCAGTCGATCGCTTATGCAGCCGAACGGATCATGGTCGGAAGCGCAGAAGCAATCATAGCCGGTGGTGTTGAATCGATGAGCATGGTGCCGATGATGGGCAATGTGATCCGGCCGAATTCAAAGCTGGCGGAGACAGCTCCTCAATACTATATGAGCATGGGGCATACGGCAGAGCAAGTCGCTACTCAATACGGCGTAAGCCGGGAAGATCAGGACGCTTTTGCTGTCCGGTCCCATGAAAAAGCGGCTGCAGCAATCGCTGCCGGCAAATTCGATGAAGAAATCGTGCCGGTCGAAGTCACTAAGCGTTTCGTCGATGACAATAATAAATACCAGGAAAAAACATTCATGTTTGAAATGGACGAAGGCGTGCGACACGGCACAAGCATTCAATCCTTGAACAAGCTCCGAGCAGCTTTCTCGGCCCGCGGCACAGTAACTGCCGGAAACTCTTCGCAGACTTCAGACGGTGCCGGAGCGGTGTTGGTCATGGACCGGGAAAAAGCAGAAGCACTCGGATTAAAGCCGATTGCAAAATTCCGTTCATTTGCAACAGGAGGTGTGCCGCCGGAAGTGATGGGAATCGGTCCGATTGTCGCCATCCCGAAAGCATTGAAATTGGCTGGCCTTTCAATTGAGGATATTGATGTATGGGAATTGAATGAAGCTTTCGCTTCCCAATCGTTAGGCGTCATCCGCCATCTCAACCTTGATATCGATAAAGTGAACTTAAACGGCGGCGCCATAGCTTTAGGCCACCCGCTTGGAGCAACAGGATCTATTTTGACGATGAAGATGATGAGTGAATTAAAACGCCAAGGAAAACAATTCGGCGTTGTGACAATGTGCATCGGCGGCGGTATGGGCGCAGCCGGCGTTTTTGAAATGCTGTAA
- a CDS encoding methionine ABC transporter ATP-binding protein, producing the protein MIELKELSKVFDTGKGTLTAVDHVDLSISSGEIFGIIGYSGAGKSTLIRLLNGLEKPTSGTVTINGQNISASKGLELRKARQKVSMIFQHFNLLWSRTVKENIEFPLEIAGVPKNKRDARVQELVELVGLTGREHAYPSQLSGGQKQRVGIARALANEPEVLLCDEATSALDPQTTDSILELLVDINKRLGLTIVLITHEMHVIRKICHRVAVMEGGRVVELGDVLNVFQAPKQPITKRFVAQVTDTEDSHETIKHLRELYPTGELVKLVFVGEQTEQPILTKLIRKYPVEINIVQGNISHTQRGAYGTLVLQMKGSQQQISEALAFLNAESVQTEVMAND; encoded by the coding sequence ATGATTGAATTAAAAGAACTGTCGAAGGTTTTCGACACAGGCAAAGGCACTTTAACAGCTGTCGACCATGTCGATCTGTCGATTTCATCCGGTGAAATTTTTGGCATTATCGGCTATAGCGGGGCAGGGAAAAGTACATTGATCCGTTTATTGAACGGATTGGAAAAGCCTACTTCGGGGACGGTAACAATAAACGGCCAAAATATCTCGGCAAGTAAAGGACTAGAGCTGCGGAAAGCGCGCCAGAAAGTCAGTATGATTTTCCAGCATTTTAACCTTCTGTGGTCACGCACAGTAAAAGAAAACATTGAATTTCCACTTGAAATCGCAGGTGTTCCAAAAAACAAGCGCGACGCCCGCGTTCAGGAATTGGTGGAATTAGTTGGGCTCACGGGTAGAGAACATGCTTATCCGTCCCAGCTGTCGGGCGGCCAGAAACAGCGTGTCGGCATTGCCCGTGCGCTGGCTAATGAACCTGAAGTGCTGCTATGTGATGAAGCCACTTCAGCACTCGATCCGCAGACAACCGATTCGATTCTGGAACTCCTGGTCGATATCAATAAACGTCTCGGGCTTACGATTGTTCTCATTACCCATGAGATGCACGTTATTCGGAAGATTTGCCATCGTGTCGCTGTTATGGAAGGCGGGCGCGTCGTTGAACTGGGAGACGTATTGAATGTCTTTCAGGCGCCAAAGCAGCCAATTACGAAGCGCTTTGTCGCTCAAGTCACCGATACGGAAGATTCGCATGAAACGATTAAACATCTGCGGGAACTTTACCCGACAGGCGAATTGGTGAAATTGGTTTTTGTCGGTGAACAGACGGAACAGCCTATTTTGACTAAGCTGATCCGGAAATACCCTGTAGAGATCAATATTGTGCAAGGAAATATATCGCATACGCAGCGAGGAGCTTATGGCACATTGGTATTACAAATGAAAGGTTCGCAGCAACAGATATCCGAAGCTCTCGCGTTCTTGAACGCTGAAAGTGTACAGACGGAGGTGATGGCAAATGATTGA
- the sufD gene encoding Fe-S cluster assembly protein SufD, protein MTVETNLKITEQDVRSFSASKSEPEEFTNLRVQALAAAEVLPLPKPDKTKITGWNFTEFPVHSTDSAAYASLSELPEEVKSLVDLKQKNLYIQHNNTPAYLALSDELKAQGVILTDIFTAIRDHADLVGKYFMNEAVKAEEHKLTSLHAALLNGGVFLYVPKNIVVEEPVQVVFIHDNEDASLFNHVLVVADTSSQVTYVETYISTVPKANGLANIVSEVIAEDNAKITYGAVDVLAEGFTTYVNRRGVAKRDASIEWALGMMNDSDTISENTTYLVGDNSVGDTKTVVVGRGSQKQNFTTTVTHWGKNSDGQILTHGVMKEAASAIFNGIGKIEHGATKANAEQESRVLMLSPKARGDANPILLIDEDDVTAGHAASVGRVDPLQLYYLMSRGITKQEAERLVIHGFLAPVVNVLPIEGVKKQLTEVIERKVR, encoded by the coding sequence GTGACGGTTGAAACAAATTTAAAAATAACCGAGCAGGACGTGCGCTCCTTCTCGGCTTCAAAGTCAGAACCTGAAGAGTTTACGAACTTGCGCGTACAAGCGCTTGCAGCTGCGGAAGTATTGCCGCTGCCGAAACCCGATAAAACAAAAATAACGGGCTGGAACTTTACTGAATTCCCAGTCCATTCTACAGATAGTGCTGCTTATGCATCTCTTTCAGAGTTGCCTGAGGAAGTAAAATCTCTAGTGGACTTGAAGCAGAAAAACCTTTATATCCAGCATAATAATACACCAGCTTATTTAGCTTTATCAGATGAGCTGAAAGCTCAAGGTGTCATCCTAACGGATATTTTCACGGCCATCCGCGATCATGCGGATCTTGTAGGGAAATATTTCATGAACGAAGCAGTTAAAGCGGAAGAGCATAAATTGACTTCTTTGCATGCGGCACTTTTGAACGGTGGAGTATTCCTTTACGTTCCGAAAAATATCGTAGTTGAAGAGCCGGTCCAAGTTGTATTTATTCATGACAATGAAGATGCTTCATTGTTTAACCATGTATTGGTTGTAGCAGATACCAGCAGCCAAGTGACTTATGTCGAAACATATATTTCAACAGTTCCAAAAGCGAACGGTTTGGCGAATATTGTTTCTGAAGTTATTGCTGAAGACAATGCGAAAATCACTTATGGAGCAGTTGATGTATTGGCTGAAGGATTTACTACTTATGTTAACCGCCGCGGGGTCGCCAAACGTGATGCAAGCATCGAATGGGCACTCGGCATGATGAATGACAGCGACACGATTTCTGAAAACACAACTTACCTGGTTGGCGACAATTCGGTAGGAGATACAAAAACTGTCGTTGTTGGAAGAGGTTCGCAAAAACAGAACTTTACGACGACCGTAACGCATTGGGGCAAAAACTCAGATGGCCAGATCCTGACGCATGGTGTTATGAAAGAAGCTGCATCTGCTATTTTCAACGGCATTGGCAAAATCGAACATGGTGCCACTAAAGCGAATGCTGAACAGGAATCCCGTGTACTGATGCTGAGCCCGAAAGCCCGTGGAGATGCAAACCCGATTTTGTTGATCGATGAAGACGATGTAACTGCAGGTCACGCTGCTTCAGTTGGCCGAGTAGATCCGCTTCAATTGTATTATTTGATGAGCCGCGGTATTACAAAACAGGAAGCTGAACGTCTTGTTATTCACGGCTTCTTGGCACCAGTGGTAAATGTGCTGCCAATCGAAGGCGTTAAAAAGCAATTGACGGAGGTTATCGAAAGGAAAGTCCGCTAA
- a CDS encoding toprim domain-containing protein produces MDKVIVVEGLTDKTRIAPLIAEPVTIVCTNGTVSASRLEELLLPYEGLDIIILVDADKSGERLRKLVKREFPEARHFYINRSYKEVAATPIRILLDVLISANVQVNKLLTEG; encoded by the coding sequence ATGGATAAAGTAATTGTGGTTGAAGGGCTAACGGATAAAACACGAATAGCGCCGCTCATTGCAGAACCCGTGACGATTGTTTGCACAAATGGTACAGTTAGTGCATCGAGGCTTGAAGAATTATTGCTGCCTTATGAAGGTTTGGATATCATCATATTGGTGGATGCGGATAAATCAGGTGAACGGCTGCGGAAACTTGTTAAACGCGAATTCCCTGAAGCCCGGCATTTTTATATCAATCGCAGTTACAAGGAAGTGGCAGCGACGCCGATCCGGATCTTGCTCGATGTGCTGATTTCAGCAAATGTTCAAGTCAATAAGTTATTAACTGAGGGATGA
- a CDS encoding methionine ABC transporter permease, with the protein MIESLFPNVDWDSMWEATLETLYMTAMSTFFTFVIGLVLGIVLFLTAPKQLWANSVVNWLTGAFVNIFRSIPFIILIILLIPFTKFLIGTIRGPNAALPALIIGAAPFYARMVLIALKEIDKGVIEAARSMGATTWTIIRKVLLPESKPALISGITVTAIALVGYTAMAGIIGAGGLGTLAFLDGFQRSREDVTLMATILILIIVFAIQFIGDRMTTKSDKR; encoded by the coding sequence ATGATTGAGTCATTATTCCCGAATGTCGATTGGGACAGTATGTGGGAAGCGACGCTCGAAACATTATATATGACAGCCATGTCGACGTTCTTTACATTTGTCATCGGATTGGTTTTGGGAATCGTCTTATTTTTGACGGCACCGAAACAATTATGGGCTAACAGTGTGGTAAATTGGTTGACTGGTGCATTCGTCAACATTTTCCGTTCGATTCCGTTTATCATTTTAATCATTTTGCTGATTCCGTTTACGAAATTTCTCATCGGCACGATCCGAGGGCCGAATGCTGCATTGCCTGCCTTGATTATTGGAGCGGCGCCATTTTATGCGCGCATGGTATTGATTGCGCTGAAGGAAATTGATAAAGGAGTCATCGAGGCTGCGCGTTCTATGGGCGCAACAACTTGGACGATTATCCGTAAAGTGTTGCTGCCAGAGTCCAAACCGGCATTAATCTCAGGTATCACAGTTACAGCGATTGCATTGGTGGGATATACTGCCATGGCCGGAATTATCGGTGCGGGCGGCCTAGGAACACTTGCGTTCTTGGACGGTTTCCAGAGAAGCCGGGAAGATGTTACGCTTATGGCAACTATTTTGATTTTGATTATCGTCTTCGCAATCCAGTTTATTGGTGACCGAATGACTACAAAATCAGATAAACGCTAA
- a CDS encoding dicarboxylate/amino acid:cation symporter, translating to MKIKFGLLPRIIVAIALGVLIGSFAPEWMARIFATFTSIFGNFLNFVVPLIILGFIAPGIAQLGKGSGKLLGLATFFAYASTIVAGILAFFAATTILPNFMKAGSMSGIEDPENALATSFIALDMPPVFGVMSALILAFLLGIGMASTGSKTMISFFDEFQKIIEKTISYVIIPLLPFHIFGIFANMAYGGAVAKILALFAVVFVMILILHWAMLLLQYTTAGTLNQKNPLRLLKTMLPAYFTALGTQSSAATIPITVQQARKTGANEKVVDFAVPLFATIHLSGSTITIVSCAIGVLLLTGDMPTFVGFLPFIFMLGVTMIAAPGVPGGAVMAAIGLLEAMLGFDSTMIALMIALYLAQDSFGTATNVTGDGALAMIVDRFTNGKKVLQ from the coding sequence ATGAAAATTAAATTCGGTCTTTTACCGAGGATTATCGTCGCTATCGCTTTAGGTGTATTAATCGGTTCTTTTGCGCCAGAGTGGATGGCACGGATCTTTGCCACTTTTACATCGATCTTTGGGAACTTTCTTAACTTTGTTGTACCTTTAATCATTCTTGGTTTTATTGCACCCGGCATCGCCCAGCTAGGGAAAGGTTCAGGGAAATTGCTCGGGCTTGCTACATTTTTCGCCTATGCCTCTACGATTGTAGCAGGGATTCTTGCATTTTTTGCTGCGACTACTATTCTTCCGAACTTTATGAAAGCTGGTTCGATGAGCGGCATTGAGGATCCGGAAAATGCTTTGGCAACTTCATTCATCGCTTTGGATATGCCGCCTGTATTCGGTGTAATGTCAGCGTTGATTCTGGCATTTCTGCTCGGCATCGGAATGGCTTCGACCGGCAGCAAGACCATGATTTCATTTTTCGATGAGTTCCAGAAAATTATTGAAAAAACAATTTCATATGTCATTATTCCGTTATTGCCTTTCCATATCTTTGGTATTTTCGCCAATATGGCGTATGGCGGAGCAGTTGCTAAAATCCTGGCACTCTTTGCAGTGGTCTTTGTTATGATTCTTATCCTGCATTGGGCTATGCTATTGCTTCAATACACTACGGCCGGAACATTAAATCAAAAAAATCCGCTTCGTTTATTGAAAACAATGCTGCCTGCTTATTTTACAGCGCTTGGTACACAATCATCAGCAGCAACTATTCCGATAACAGTACAGCAAGCACGTAAAACAGGAGCAAATGAGAAAGTAGTAGATTTCGCTGTACCATTATTTGCAACAATTCATTTATCAGGAAGCACAATCACCATCGTTTCGTGTGCAATCGGTGTTTTGCTACTGACTGGTGATATGCCGACTTTCGTCGGTTTCTTGCCTTTCATTTTTATGCTCGGCGTAACAATGATTGCCGCTCCGGGGGTACCGGGTGGAGCTGTCATGGCAGCGATCGGTTTACTGGAAGCAATGCTAGGTTTCGATTCAACAATGATTGCTTTAATGATTGCTCTTTATCTGGCTCAAGACAGCTTTGGTACAGCTACTAACGTAACAGGTGACGGAGCTTTAGCTATGATTGTCGACCGTTTCACAAACGGTAAAAAAGTGTTGCAATAA
- the sufC gene encoding Fe-S cluster assembly ATPase SufC yields MYMSTLVIKDLHVEIEGKEILKGVNLTINTGEIHAIMGPNGTGKSTLASAIMGHPKYEVTSGTITLDGEDVLEMEVDERARAGLFLGMQYPSEISGVTNADFMRSAMNARRAEGDEISLMKFIRELDKKMEVLDMEQDMAQRYLNEGFSGGEKKRNEILQLMMIKPKIAVLDEIDSGLDIDALKVVADGINQMRSEEFGCLIITHYQRLLNYITPDHVHVMMQGRVVKSGGEELSHKLEAEGYDWIKTELGIEDETVGQEA; encoded by the coding sequence ATTTACATGTCAACTTTGGTCATTAAAGATTTACACGTTGAAATCGAAGGAAAAGAGATTTTAAAAGGTGTAAATTTAACAATTAATACAGGTGAAATTCATGCCATCATGGGACCTAACGGAACAGGCAAGTCAACTTTGGCTTCTGCTATCATGGGGCATCCAAAATATGAAGTAACATCAGGTACGATCACTTTAGACGGAGAAGACGTATTGGAAATGGAAGTTGATGAACGCGCCCGCGCCGGTCTTTTCCTTGGCATGCAATACCCAAGCGAAATCTCGGGAGTTACCAATGCTGACTTTATGCGTTCAGCGATGAATGCCCGCCGTGCGGAAGGCGACGAAATTTCATTGATGAAATTCATTCGCGAACTTGATAAAAAAATGGAAGTCCTTGATATGGAACAGGATATGGCTCAACGTTATTTGAACGAAGGTTTCTCAGGCGGGGAAAAGAAACGCAATGAAATCCTTCAGTTGATGATGATCAAACCAAAAATCGCTGTTTTAGATGAAATCGACTCTGGATTGGATATCGATGCTTTGAAAGTTGTTGCAGATGGCATTAACCAGATGAGAAGTGAAGAGTTCGGCTGCTTGATCATCACTCACTATCAGCGTTTGTTGAACTATATCACTCCTGACCATGTCCACGTTATGATGCAAGGACGTGTAGTTAAATCCGGCGGAGAAGAATTGTCTCATAAATTGGAAGCAGAAGGCTACGACTGGATCAAAACTGAACTTGGAATTGAAGATGAGACTGTAGGACAAGAAGCTTAA
- a CDS encoding thioredoxin family protein — protein MKEWTHKDWLKEKNTSSAAAYYLYTPMCGTCQVASKMMDVVKELFPDLPMGKANLNFVQEIAELYKVESVPCLLITENGQLKEKIYAFQSVPYLYGKLKSVDEKCRAW, from the coding sequence ATGAAAGAATGGACACATAAAGATTGGCTAAAAGAAAAGAACACTAGCTCTGCCGCGGCTTATTATTTATATACGCCGATGTGCGGTACATGCCAAGTTGCTTCTAAAATGATGGATGTCGTAAAAGAGTTGTTCCCGGATTTGCCGATGGGCAAAGCGAATTTGAATTTTGTTCAGGAAATTGCCGAATTGTACAAGGTGGAAAGTGTACCTTGCCTGCTCATTACAGAAAACGGGCAGCTGAAAGAAAAGATTTACGCATTCCAGTCTGTGCCTTACCTATACGGGAAATTGAAATCTGTTGACGAAAAATGTCGAGCATGGTAA
- a CDS encoding acyl-CoA dehydrogenase family protein translates to MAESKTLIKGGSFLIEDADLSRVFTPEDFTEEQKMIAKTTEDFVNTEVMPVVEKLENHEFEHSVRLLKTAGEIGLLGADVPEQYGGLGLDKIASALIAEKMSKAGGFSITHGAHVGIGSLPIVLFGNEEQKQKYLPRLATGELIAAYALTEPSSGSDALGAKTVAKLNEAGTHYVLNGEKQWITNAGFADVFIVYAKIDGEKFSAFIVERAYDGVSVGPEEKKMGIKSSSTRTLVLQDAEVPVENLLGEAGRGHIIAFNILNIGRYKLGVGTVGGSKRAMEITIPYTNQRQQFKTPISSFNLTREKLATMASQLYALESSVYRTVGLFEDRMSGFTEEEHANGKLVADAIAEFAVECSMNKFFGTETLDYIVDEGVQLHGGYGFMQEYEIERAYRDSRINRIFEGTNEINRLLVPGTLLRKAMKGELPLLQHAQKLQEELLMMMPEEVGTEALAQEKYLVKNAKKIALLAAGLAAQTYGAKIEQEQEVLVNIADIVSNVFAMESAVLRTEKAIAASGEEKAQQKLLYTQIYCQEAFDKIEKDAKETLLAAVEGDNQRMMLSALRKLTRSTPYNVIAKKREAAVRLVEAEKYVV, encoded by the coding sequence ATGGCAGAATCTAAGACGTTAATCAAAGGCGGCAGTTTCTTAATCGAAGATGCAGACTTATCCCGAGTATTTACACCGGAAGACTTTACGGAAGAGCAAAAAATGATCGCTAAAACGACCGAGGATTTTGTGAATACGGAAGTAATGCCTGTGGTGGAGAAACTGGAAAACCATGAGTTTGAGCATTCTGTGCGGCTATTGAAAACGGCTGGAGAGATCGGCCTTCTCGGTGCCGATGTACCGGAGCAATACGGCGGCCTTGGCCTGGATAAAATCGCTTCCGCTTTGATTGCGGAAAAAATGTCGAAAGCGGGCGGTTTCTCGATTACACACGGTGCCCATGTTGGCATCGGCTCATTGCCAATTGTGCTGTTCGGCAATGAAGAACAAAAGCAGAAGTACTTGCCGCGTTTGGCAACTGGCGAACTGATTGCCGCGTATGCCCTTACAGAGCCAAGCTCCGGATCAGATGCACTGGGTGCAAAAACAGTGGCTAAGTTAAATGAAGCCGGTACGCATTACGTATTAAATGGTGAAAAACAATGGATTACAAACGCAGGATTTGCGGATGTGTTCATTGTTTATGCGAAAATTGACGGCGAGAAATTCTCAGCCTTTATTGTGGAACGTGCTTATGACGGTGTTTCTGTTGGACCGGAAGAAAAGAAGATGGGCATCAAATCCTCTTCCACGCGCACATTAGTCTTGCAGGATGCGGAAGTGCCAGTAGAAAACTTATTGGGCGAAGCAGGGCGCGGCCACATTATCGCATTTAACATTTTGAATATCGGCCGTTACAAACTAGGGGTCGGCACAGTCGGCGGTTCAAAACGTGCGATGGAAATCACGATTCCTTACACGAATCAGCGCCAGCAGTTTAAAACACCCATTTCTTCCTTCAATTTGACGCGTGAAAAACTGGCGACGATGGCTTCTCAATTGTATGCATTGGAAAGTTCGGTATACCGCACAGTTGGTCTATTTGAAGACCGCATGAGCGGCTTTACAGAAGAAGAGCATGCCAATGGGAAGTTAGTGGCGGATGCGATTGCAGAATTTGCGGTGGAATGTTCAATGAATAAATTCTTTGGCACAGAAACGCTGGATTATATTGTTGATGAAGGCGTTCAACTGCACGGTGGATACGGATTCATGCAAGAGTATGAAATCGAGCGCGCTTACCGTGATTCCCGCATCAACCGGATTTTTGAAGGAACAAATGAAATCAACCGTTTGCTGGTACCAGGTACATTGCTGCGCAAAGCGATGAAAGGCGAGCTTCCTTTATTGCAGCACGCACAGAAATTGCAAGAGGAATTGCTCATGATGATGCCGGAAGAAGTTGGCACAGAAGCGTTGGCACAGGAAAAATACTTGGTGAAAAACGCCAAGAAAATCGCTTTGCTTGCAGCTGGCCTTGCGGCGCAGACGTATGGTGCAAAGATCGAACAAGAACAGGAAGTGCTTGTGAACATCGCGGATATCGTCTCGAACGTCTTTGCGATGGAATCTGCTGTGCTCCGCACGGAAAAAGCGATTGCAGCATCCGGAGAAGAAAAAGCCCAGCAAAAATTGTTGTATACGCAAATATATTGCCAAGAAGCCTTTGACAAAATTGAGAAAGACGCAAAAGAGACATTGCTTGCGGCTGTGGAAGGCGACAATCAGCGCATGATGCTTTCTGCACTGCGTAAACTGACGCGTTCAACTCCGTATAACGTGATTGCGAAAAAGCGGGAAGCAGCTGTTAGATTAGTGGAAGCAGAGAAATATGTAGTCTAA
- the gcvH gene encoding glycine cleavage system protein GcvH has product MSTPQELRYSKEHEWVKVEGGTARIGITHFAQAELGDIVFVELPQVGDEIKRNEPFGSVESVKTVSELYAPISGRVIEVNTELEDSPEFVNESPYENAWMVVIESPEEAEINDLMSAEQYQEMINE; this is encoded by the coding sequence ATGAGCACACCACAAGAACTTCGTTATTCTAAAGAGCATGAATGGGTTAAAGTTGAAGGCGGTACAGCACGTATTGGCATCACGCATTTTGCACAAGCTGAACTTGGCGATATCGTTTTCGTAGAATTGCCGCAAGTTGGCGATGAAATAAAAAGAAATGAGCCATTTGGCAGCGTAGAATCAGTTAAAACTGTTTCGGAGCTTTATGCGCCTATTAGCGGGCGTGTAATTGAAGTCAACACTGAGCTTGAAGACAGTCCTGAATTTGTAAACGAATCTCCGTATGAAAATGCGTGGATGGTGGTAATCGAATCTCCAGAAGAAGCTGAAATCAACGACTTGATGTCAGCTGAACAATATCAGGAAATGATCAACGAGTAA